Part of the Hemicordylus capensis ecotype Gifberg chromosome 7, rHemCap1.1.pri, whole genome shotgun sequence genome, GCTCCTGGGAACGGTTGGCTGGAGGGAGAGCTAAAGGAAGCAGGAGAAGGAAGCCCAGGGAGGAGAGTAGGAAGGCAGGCATTTGAGAGCCGGGCATTAGGTATCTTGGGCAAAAGAGCCGAGTGTCTGGTCTGAGCACCTCACCTAAGGGCCTTAGCCACAGCTTCAGAAAGCCTGGCAGCTGAGGGAGAGGTGGCTAGTGACAGCTTGTCTTCGGAGAGCCTAAAGGACCAGACTGAAGACTTCATGCCTCAAGAAAGCAGGCAAGGCAAAGGCTCAGGAGAGCCACTGAACAGCTGCGGCACAATTCTCAGGGCCAGGGTTCTAAAGCTACCTGCCTCGACAGCCAGCAGAGACCAAGACAGGGAGCCCCTCTTATGTCAAGGCTTGTGGCACCCAGATGCCCCAGTGAGCATTACTCGGATAGAGCAAGCCGATCTAGCCCAGGGTTGCGGAAGGGATTTGCACTAAGCCCAGACAAAACCTTTGCATCTTTTAAGATTGTGTTTCTCAACTATGTTCTTGACTCACCCTTACGTTTATTCATTTTAATACTGTCTTGTTATAGTACACCAGTATCCTCTCTGTCTGGTAACACCCACGCCAGAACACCTGCTCCAAGGAAAGAAGTTCATCAGGGTGATGAAGTACCTGACGGGCACTCAGACTGGTGGCAGCGGGTAGAGCCTCTGCACAGAATAAGCCAAGGGCTCTCACTTGGGTCCCCAGCCAttgttagacttcaactcccacaatccccagccacaactggccATTTTGGTCGGGggttatgggagtcgaagtccaacaATATATAGGGACTCATGTGGAGACGGTCTCTGGGAGCAGAGCTGGCCAAGATCCATCTTTGCCAGGCTTTGGAGAGCTACTGTCCATCAGAGAAACAGAACTGGGGTAGGGACTAGTGGCCTGGCACAATATAAGCCAGCTTCACAGAAGCGACATTCAGCTGATTTACGGAATTTACTTGGATCACTCGGAATTTAGCATGCAAGATAAAATAAGCGAACACACAAGCTCTTGTCTGGAATGTAtttcccaccccaaaattttaaTTTGCAATTACTTAGCATCAGCCAGCAGAATGAAAAGTAATTCTTCACAATGGAAGGACAATGGATGGTCACAGTAATCTCtgtttagattttgtttttaaagcagaagGGAGCTTATACAACTCTGCCTTGAAATTCCCTTCCAACGTGTTCTGCTCACAGCTTCTGTAACCACTCAGCTGCACGGTGGgaaacggcgggggggggaaccttgctgcccaccctctccaccccCTGAATCAAGGGGTTGCTACTACAATGCAAAGACACGCTGGTATACTCTACGTTACTCAATTGGCACGGAGGGGTGTCTAGGTGAGAAAACCAAAGGGATGTGGCATCTTCACTGAACAAACAGGGACAACCAAGGGAAAGAAAAACCACCAAACACAAGCTGAAGAACACGCAGTAGCTTCCAAGTCTTCTCCCTCTGGCTCGCCCCAGTAACCTCTGGCGCAGaatcagaatgcagcagcaatcACGGCAGTCGCATGAAGGGAGACCATTGTGGCCCTCTCTGGTTCTTTCGgctgccctctgcctcctcccacccccatcacATTTCATCCTCCAGCCCAAAGTCCTCTTCTGGAAAATCTCCCACCATGATGTGCTGAGGCTTCACAAAGGCTCCATACTTGGGTTGGCACTCAAAGTACTGCTTGCCACTTACACTGTTGAGAAAATCAGACCAGAAAAGCACATGATCACACTCAGACCCTGAGGTTCGTTCGTTCTttctttcatttctataccacccttccaaaaatggctcagggcagtttacacagagaaataataataaataaataagatggctccctgtccccaaagggctcaccatctaaaaataacataagatagacaccagagacaacagtcactggaggtactgtgctgggggtggatagggccagttaccctccccctgctaaataaagagaatcatcacattaaaaggtgcctctttgccaagttagcaggggtttgcagaGAGCAGGCTGAAGGGTACCCAAGTGGATGAAAGGAGTACAAGTCCTTACCCACAGTTTAAGCAGGGAGTTTTTAAACAGCCTGCTCAGATGATCAAAGGAGGACTGTATGTTTTCTGCCttagaaaaacaaagcaaaattctGCACTCAAACACCGACATGCTGTGCCCTGTAGAAAGTACACAAGTCAAGCAGGCTTTCATCATCTCTTTTCTTGTCAGAGACTTGTTTGGCTTTTTTGTTTATATGAAAGTTCAGACACTCAGAAAACTGAGTTCTGAACTCTCACAAACCAGCTCTGGACATGCACAGAGACAGATTTTGGAGAGCCAATGCAGAGGCCAGAAAAACTATGTAATGAACCTATTCTGAGCACTGTTTACCATGGAAATAGCATACACTGAATGATTACCAGTAATGCTACCATGAGATAATTTGGAGTGAAACATGGTCAGCATCTTCTAATCTTTTCAAAGCTGTAAACCTATAAACATGATCTACAATACTGGATCTCTCCTTGAGTGACCTTGCATTATTTCTCTCCTGAAACTGTGGACTACATTCAGATGCAGATCTAACAGTTGTCTATGTGCCAGAGGTTAAGGCAGGCATGCTTGGTGCTTCAAAGCATGAAGTGAAGAAGCCGCCATGACCACACAGACCCCCCTaatggtagctggggatgatgggagttgtagttcaacaacagctggagagctgaggttGCCTAGCCCTGCCCTACAGGACCAATGGGAGAGCCCATGCTAGGCAGGAGCATGCAGCCAGAAGGGTCCGCTAGAGGGTGGGTTTACCTGCCATCGTGCTTCCCCAAAGGTTCGTCATACTTGACACCGACCCAGTAACCAGGTTTGAACTCTGTTAAGCCTACGAAAAATAAGGGGGGAAGCATTTTAGTCCTGGACAGGCCTACAACCGAAGCATAAGTGTGCTTACTCCTACTAGTAGCAAATCCTACTGTGCTTCCAAGTATGCACACTCAAGGCTGCAGCCTTATGGAGACCTGAAAGAGGCCGGACATATTTGCAATGAGAGAGATGCTCCAATTGCCTTGCCCAAGTGGAGGGCACCATCAAATTTGTTACTGAATTCCAGTTCTGCGGAAATTGTGCTTCTGTTTGAGAGCCAGGGCAAGgagctcctcccactggcctccatgcACCATTCTTCATGCCCCCCTTGAAGCAAGGGCTCCCTGTGACAGCCGGCCATGAGGCTTGGAGACATTTTTAGCTAATCAGCCGCTGCCACCACGTGAGGAAGCCTGCAGCACCCACTCTGATCCCTCAAGCACCTCAGGGTAGTTGTGTTCTCTTAGCACGTGGGAATTGACAGTAAGATATGCCTCCCAGGATAAGCCACCGCCAAGAAATTATTCTCATTTGAAATGCATACAACACTTCTCTCCTTTACACAGTGCTACAAAAAGCTCCAGTGACAGAGAAACCCCCAGAAGGCCTTAACTGTCACAGACTCCTTCACCCCCTCTGCATATGGcatcccccctgcccaatcaccagagagcttttgctgcctctacTACATTCAGTACAAAACCTCCCATTATAACTTTCCACCTTACAACAAACATAAATACAAACAGGTTTTCCAACTGAAattctagaagaagaagaagaagaaaataaccaTTTTGTCAcactcccaaccttgggtcccctggTGTTGCTGGATCACCACTTCCATAAGCCCACCGGCCACAGCCCATTGTGAATGGGAATGGAGTggcagtccaacatcatctggggtccCACAACTGGGTGCCCCaccttaaggtcatctgagggggctctgctccgggtgccaacaatgagggaggcttggttgtcgtgcacgcaggatggctgcccccagactctggaatgctctcccagtgactattcgctcctcggtctccatcacacagcttttagaaagcatgttaaattgtggctttttacccaggcttttatatgattgtctctgctgctgctctttgtactttgtattgcttttatgcttgtgttttaaatttttaatcagatttgttttatattttagcttaatattttgtgtcttttttacaatcttgtttttaaattttgctgtaaaccaccttgggattgtcttaatgaaaggcggtatatacattggacaataaataaaataaataaataaatagcagtgcAATAGTTAAGAGTGCTGGACAAAGACTTGGGAGACCAAGGTTCAAATCCACATGCAGCCATgatgctcactgggtgaccttggccaGGCACAcaatctctcagtctaacctacctcacagggttatgaggataaaattggGGGAAGAAAGCCATATATACtagcctgagctccttggagaaagctgGATATAAAAAAAGCACAGAAAACAGGATGCCCTGTACACTCACCGACATACATCACTGTCCCTCGTTTGCTGGGCTGCCCCAGTGCCCGCACCTCACACCTGGCCCCCACCGAAATGGCCTCTGCCAAGGCCTTCTCCTCCACCAGCTTCTGCTCCTGATCCGCTTCCTTCTTCAACATTTCTTCCTTGTTGTACTGCCCCAATTTACTGCGCTTCATGAAGGAGCGTGCCGAATCTGCAGGACAGAGAGAAGATGCTGCAAGGCTCACTACAGGGAGGAAGCATTGCTGGGAAGACACGAGAAGGGAagctttcctccccacaaactcATGCTTGGCTCAGTATTCCAAAGTCACAATGCAGACAATCTAATCTAAGCACAAGTCTAAGCACTACACAATGCCAACCACCTTCACACATTTTTACAAATACAGCTTTCACGAAAAGCACCCAAGGTTTAGAATTCTTCTCTCAGAGTCATCTGTAAATGTCACTTTTCCATTTTTAAGATTTGACCTATTCATGAGGACTAGATACTTAACAAAACCTGGAACAAAGGTGTCAGCTCATAAAGCCTTGCAAGGCCAAGAGAAAAATAAACCTCTAAAAAACAAAGTACTAAATGAACTTCCCTTGAAACAAAGAATCAACTAGATGTCCTTGAGACTCTCAAACTGAAACAAGGCCTCCAGTACAGAGACACTGACCTCTCTATAAATTTATTTACTCAAAACAGATAAACCTACAACAGTAATCAAAGACTTGGTACTCATTCTGTATACAACAAGCACAGGTAACCCATTTCCCAATGGCAAGGGCGGTTTTAAGATACCATTGCTGGGATGAGTTAACTTCAGCCCTTCAAAGccatccttacctgctctcttgTCATATTCGGAATCAGGTAGCTGGAATTTCTCCACCTTTGATACATCTTCATACTCCCCGATTCTTGCACCACTGTGGTCGATAACCTGTAGCACCCAACAAAATCAATGCCTTGTGTTACCAGCACTATTTTTTGAGTATGGCCCCAGCTCACAGATGGGCTGCCCCAGCTCTCACAACAGACAAAGGAGTTCTCAGGTACAGGGAGAGCCTTGGCCAGCCTCCTGTTGCCCCAGGGAATGGCCACCTTCACACTCACGTGGATCCTGCATCCATCGTCAATGGGATAAGAGCCCAGCAAGGCTTCATCGCTGTCCAGCTTCATCACAAACTTGTCATCCGCAGTATAGAGCTCCAGGTCCATGCATGATGCTGGACTTCCTACCACCAGTTCCAACTTACACTGTTGACAGACAGGAAGACAGAGCCACTCAGAAGCAGGAAGCCGACCCTTAACCAACAGGCTATAGCAAACACCCCTCCTCTTTCCAACAGGTTAACAGCTGCGGAAACCGTATGAGTTCTAGAGGTGTGTCCAGGAATGGCGCGTCACAGCAAAGTGCCTTAATGGCAGTGATAAGCTAGGGGTCAGCAACTGGAATCTCCCTGGGTCTAATCTGGCCAGCTGAGAGGTGCTGCCTGGCCCTCTAGCTACCAAGCTAAAGACAAGACAGGCAAGCAAAGTGGTATCTTGGGCAATAAAACTTGCAGGTGCAGTACATTAAAGGGAGCAGAGTTAGGGCACTGGCTCACCCCACTCATTCGTTCATTCagtttgtataccgcctttcacaaggcatcccaaggcagtttgcaaacATTAAAATACAGTAAGACTCcacaaaaatcacatttaaaaccttaaaatcagttaaacaataaaaaccatcacacacacacacaaccaaccacaaacagaagcaggaaagctgagcagcccttaaggagtaaaagcctgaacaaaaaggtctttagttgttggtttttttaagcagccacagatgtcaaagagcagacattggctggcagagcattccagagcctgggggcaacaacagagaagcccccccccccccgtcttgcGTGCAGGACAATTTTTAGCCTCCCCCAACATCAGCGCACAGAGCAAAAGCCCCTCTGAAAACCTCGCCAGAGACATTAAACCT contains:
- the TBCB gene encoding tubulin-folding cofactor B, encoding MSVSGTPAVVAVYISSSLNSFRSQKRYARGLTLAEFKCKLELVVGSPASCMDLELYTADDKFVMKLDSDEALLGSYPIDDGCRIHVIDHSGARIGEYEDVSKVEKFQLPDSEYDKRADSARSFMKRSKLGQYNKEEMLKKEADQEQKLVEEKALAEAISVGARCEVRALGQPSKRGTVMYVGLTEFKPGYWVGVKYDEPLGKHDGSVSGKQYFECQPKYGAFVKPQHIMVGDFPEEDFGLEDEM